Proteins encoded within one genomic window of Thiothrix litoralis:
- the gltB gene encoding glutamate synthase large subunit → MRYTELPPSQGLYDPGFEHDACGMGFVAHLKGVKSHEIVQQALKVLTHMEHRGACGCEENTGDGAGILLQLPHTFLAAECKSLNIKLPEPGHYAVGMVFLPQDADARADVASLFARIVEEEGQTLLGWRDVPTNPTPIGKTALKGMPFIRMVFIAKSDDVAAGIDFERKLYVIRKRTQNLVGSPDVTGHIYFPSLSSRTLVYKGMLTTEQVGQFYRDLSNPHMETAIAMVHSRFSTNTFPSWERAHPNRYLIHNGEINTMRGNVNWMNARQGMIKTDVFNTSLDNVFPVINPDGSDSAMFDNTLEFMYLSGYSLPHAMMMMVPEPWSNHESMSPEKKAFYQYHSCLMEPWDGPAAMGFTDGTIVGATLDRNGLRPSRYYVTNDDMIILASEVGVLDDLDQSTIVSKQRLQPGRMLLVDTAQGRIIADEEIKLEMAAAKPYQDWLASNLIELNDLPEAPHRALPEHETLVQRQKMFGYTYEDVRKVLVPMALTGIDPLGAMGIDSPIAVLSNQAQPLFNYFKQLFAQVTNPPIDSIREEIVTSSYTTLGSEGDVTAPTAASCQQIQLQTPILGNAELDKLTHIQREGFKCITLPITFRAADGEAGLNAAMEHLFAMADHEIDNGANLIVLSDRLADSDNAPIPSLLAVAGLHHHLIRDGKRTRVSLILESGEPREVHHFAVLLGYGAQAINPYLAFESLDDLGREGLLPNLKYDYAVQKYIKAVTKGVVKVMSKIGISTIQSYRGAQIFEALGINSTVIDKYFTATASRIGGIDLGVIAKETLIRHQMAYDHHDAEQRSLKAGNVFQWRNEEEEHQYNPSTIYTLQKAVRMGDYKLYKEYSKLMHEDAEVKFNLRNLLDFNYADQAIPLSEVEPANAIVKRFKSGAMSFGSISQEAHEALAIAMNRLGGRSNSGEGGEDPARFTPDANGDSRNSAIKQVASGRFGVTSYYLNNAQEIQIKLAQGAKPGEGGQLPGKKVYPWVARVRGTTPGVGLISPPPHHDIYSIEDLSQLIHDLKNANKRARINVKLVSEVGVGTIAAGVAKGKADVILISGYDGGTGASPKTSVQHAGLPWELGLAETHQTLLLNNLRSRVRLETDGKLMTGRDVAIAALLGAEEYGFATLPLVALGCVMMRVCHLDTCPVGIATQNPELRKKYAGDPQYVVNLLMFIAEELREYMAKLGFRTIDEMVGRVDKLRQDPAQGHWKASMVDMSKILFTPKLEECDGVFCTREQDHGIANSLDEQHILKACQPAIDNGTPVTAEFAIKNIDRVAGTITGSEVTRKYGAAGLPEDTIRLKFNGSAGQSFGGFVPKGMTLELEGDSNDYIGKGLSGGKIIVYPRKDAQFAAEDNILIGNVAFFGASDGEAYIRGVAGERFCVRNSGVRVVVEGTGDHGCEYMTGGRVVVLGKVGRNFGAGMSGGVAYVYDPTGILAISGNTEMVAYSPLSDAAEMAEVKAMIEKHLLHTGSTRASMILADWDKLAGSFVRVMPNDYQRMLEAIRSFEEQGLSGEEALMAAFTANNSDASRVSGN, encoded by the coding sequence ATGAGATACACTGAATTACCCCCATCGCAAGGGCTTTACGACCCTGGCTTTGAACACGATGCATGTGGCATGGGCTTTGTGGCTCACCTGAAAGGTGTCAAGTCACATGAAATCGTCCAACAGGCGTTAAAAGTCTTGACCCACATGGAGCACCGAGGCGCTTGTGGCTGCGAAGAGAATACCGGCGATGGCGCGGGCATCTTGCTCCAGCTCCCGCATACCTTTCTTGCAGCCGAGTGCAAATCACTCAACATCAAATTACCGGAACCCGGTCATTATGCCGTAGGCATGGTCTTCTTGCCACAAGATGCCGACGCACGCGCTGATGTTGCCTCCCTGTTCGCCCGCATTGTAGAAGAGGAAGGCCAAACCCTGTTGGGCTGGCGTGACGTGCCCACCAACCCGACACCGATTGGCAAAACGGCGTTGAAAGGTATGCCCTTCATCCGCATGGTGTTTATCGCCAAGTCGGATGATGTCGCAGCAGGCATTGATTTCGAGCGCAAGCTGTACGTGATCCGCAAGCGCACCCAAAACCTGGTGGGCAGCCCGGATGTCACCGGTCATATTTATTTCCCCAGCCTGTCTTCGCGCACGCTGGTCTATAAAGGAATGCTCACCACCGAACAAGTTGGGCAGTTCTACCGTGATTTATCCAACCCACACATGGAAACTGCCATTGCGATGGTACACTCGCGGTTTTCCACCAATACCTTCCCAAGCTGGGAGCGGGCGCATCCCAACCGTTACCTGATCCACAATGGTGAAATCAACACCATGCGCGGTAACGTCAACTGGATGAATGCACGTCAGGGCATGATCAAAACCGACGTATTCAACACCAGTCTGGATAACGTTTTCCCGGTCATCAACCCTGACGGCAGTGACTCAGCGATGTTTGATAACACGCTGGAATTCATGTACCTATCAGGCTACTCCCTGCCCCATGCCATGATGATGATGGTTCCCGAACCGTGGTCAAACCATGAAAGCATGAGTCCTGAAAAGAAAGCCTTCTACCAATACCATAGCTGCCTGATGGAGCCGTGGGATGGTCCTGCGGCGATGGGCTTCACCGATGGCACGATTGTCGGTGCAACGCTTGACCGTAACGGCTTACGGCCTTCACGCTATTATGTAACCAACGATGACATGATCATCTTGGCCTCCGAAGTCGGCGTGCTAGATGATCTTGACCAAAGCACCATCGTGTCCAAGCAACGCCTGCAACCAGGGCGCATGTTGCTGGTGGATACCGCCCAAGGACGCATCATCGCTGATGAAGAAATCAAGCTGGAAATGGCAGCCGCTAAGCCATATCAAGATTGGCTGGCCAGCAACCTGATTGAACTCAACGATCTACCGGAAGCGCCACACAGAGCCTTGCCAGAACACGAAACGCTGGTACAACGCCAGAAAATGTTCGGCTACACCTATGAAGACGTGCGTAAAGTGCTCGTGCCAATGGCACTGACCGGCATTGATCCGCTGGGTGCAATGGGTATCGACTCACCGATTGCAGTGCTATCGAATCAGGCACAACCGTTGTTCAACTATTTCAAGCAGTTGTTCGCGCAAGTCACCAACCCGCCGATTGACTCAATCCGTGAAGAAATCGTCACCTCGTCTTACACCACCTTGGGTTCTGAGGGCGATGTTACCGCACCGACAGCGGCCAGTTGCCAACAAATCCAACTGCAAACCCCGATTCTGGGCAATGCTGAACTGGACAAGCTGACCCATATTCAGCGCGAAGGCTTCAAGTGCATCACCCTGCCGATTACATTCCGTGCTGCCGATGGCGAAGCGGGACTGAATGCGGCAATGGAACACTTGTTTGCAATGGCCGATCATGAAATCGACAATGGAGCAAACCTGATCGTGCTGTCCGACCGGCTGGCGGATTCTGACAATGCACCGATTCCGTCATTATTGGCAGTCGCAGGCTTGCACCATCACCTGATCCGTGATGGCAAACGTACTCGTGTCAGCTTGATCCTCGAATCCGGCGAACCGCGTGAAGTACATCACTTTGCGGTCTTGTTGGGTTACGGTGCACAAGCCATCAACCCGTATCTGGCGTTTGAATCGCTGGATGACTTAGGGCGTGAAGGCTTGTTGCCTAACCTCAAGTACGATTACGCGGTACAGAAATACATCAAGGCTGTTACCAAAGGCGTGGTCAAGGTTATGTCGAAAATCGGCATTTCCACCATTCAATCTTACCGTGGTGCACAAATCTTTGAAGCGCTCGGCATTAATAGCACTGTCATTGATAAGTATTTCACCGCGACAGCTTCCCGTATCGGCGGCATAGATCTCGGTGTCATTGCTAAGGAAACACTTATCCGTCACCAAATGGCGTATGACCACCACGATGCTGAACAACGCTCATTAAAAGCGGGCAACGTGTTCCAATGGCGCAATGAAGAAGAAGAGCACCAGTACAACCCATCCACCATTTACACCTTGCAAAAGGCCGTGCGGATGGGTGACTACAAGCTGTATAAAGAGTACAGCAAGCTGATGCACGAAGATGCTGAGGTTAAGTTCAACCTGCGTAACCTGCTCGACTTCAACTACGCTGACCAAGCCATTCCGTTAAGTGAAGTCGAACCCGCCAACGCTATCGTCAAACGTTTCAAGTCTGGCGCAATGTCCTTCGGCTCGATCAGTCAAGAAGCACACGAGGCATTGGCCATCGCCATGAACCGCTTAGGCGGACGCTCCAACTCTGGCGAAGGTGGCGAAGATCCGGCACGCTTCACTCCGGATGCTAACGGCGATTCCCGCAACAGTGCTATCAAGCAAGTCGCTTCCGGGCGTTTCGGCGTGACCAGTTATTACCTGAACAATGCGCAAGAAATCCAGATCAAACTGGCACAAGGCGCAAAACCGGGTGAAGGCGGTCAGTTACCGGGCAAGAAAGTTTACCCGTGGGTAGCACGAGTGCGTGGCACAACACCGGGCGTTGGCCTGATTTCACCACCGCCTCACCATGACATTTACTCAATCGAAGACTTGTCACAGCTCATCCATGACCTGAAAAACGCCAACAAACGTGCGCGGATCAACGTCAAACTGGTTTCCGAAGTCGGCGTCGGCACGATTGCTGCCGGGGTTGCCAAAGGCAAGGCTGATGTCATCCTGATTTCAGGTTATGACGGCGGCACCGGCGCTTCCCCGAAAACCAGCGTACAACACGCCGGTTTACCGTGGGAACTGGGTCTGGCAGAAACACACCAAACCTTGTTGCTCAACAACCTGCGTAGCCGCGTGCGTCTGGAAACCGATGGCAAGCTGATGACTGGCCGTGACGTAGCCATTGCTGCCTTGCTGGGTGCGGAAGAATACGGTTTCGCAACACTGCCACTGGTCGCGCTGGGTTGTGTCATGATGCGCGTTTGCCATCTGGACACCTGCCCGGTAGGCATTGCCACCCAGAACCCGGAACTGCGCAAGAAATACGCTGGCGACCCACAATACGTGGTCAACCTGCTGATGTTCATTGCCGAAGAGTTGCGTGAATACATGGCGAAACTCGGCTTCCGTACCATTGATGAAATGGTGGGTCGTGTCGACAAATTGCGTCAGGATCCGGCACAAGGCCACTGGAAAGCCAGCATGGTCGACATGAGCAAAATCCTGTTCACACCTAAATTGGAAGAGTGCGACGGCGTATTCTGCACCCGCGAACAGGATCACGGCATTGCTAACTCACTGGATGAGCAACATATCCTCAAGGCTTGCCAGCCTGCCATCGACAACGGTACACCTGTTACCGCTGAATTTGCGATCAAGAACATTGACCGCGTAGCAGGCACGATTACTGGCTCGGAAGTTACCCGCAAATACGGCGCAGCAGGCTTGCCGGAAGACACCATCCGCCTGAAATTCAACGGTTCGGCGGGTCAAAGTTTCGGTGGATTTGTCCCTAAAGGCATGACACTGGAGCTGGAAGGTGATTCCAACGACTACATCGGCAAAGGTTTGTCGGGTGGTAAGATCATCGTTTACCCACGTAAAGATGCGCAATTCGCCGCTGAGGATAATATCCTGATCGGTAACGTCGCGTTCTTCGGGGCGAGTGACGGTGAAGCCTACATCCGTGGTGTCGCAGGCGAACGTTTCTGTGTGCGTAACTCCGGTGTGCGCGTCGTTGTCGAAGGCACCGGCGACCACGGCTGCGAATACATGACCGGCGGACGCGTGGTCGTGCTCGGCAAGGTTGGGCGTAACTTCGGCGCGGGCATGTCCGGCGGCGTGGCTTACGTTTACGACCCGACGGGCATCCTCGCGATCAGCGGCAACACCGAAATGGTGGCCTACAGCCCGTTGAGCGATGCGGCAGAAATGGCGGAAGTCAAAGCCATGATCGAAAAGCATTTGCTGCATACCGGCAGTACTCGCGCCAGCATGATTCTGGCCGATTGGGACAAGCTGGCGGGCAGTTTCGTGCGCGTCATGCCCAATGACTACCAACGGATGCTGGAAGCGATCCGTTCCTTCGAGGAACAGGGGCTTTCCGGTGAAGAAGCGCTGATGGCAGCCTTTACAGCAAACAATAGTGATGCGTCGCGCGTCAGCGGCAACTAA
- a CDS encoding YqiA/YcfP family alpha/beta fold hydrolase: MFLYIHGFNSSSQAGKAQELKRWLEARHRGHEWIAPDLPDRPAQAIALLSELIERAETPPKLIGSSLGGFYATHLVAQYKLKAALINPAVHPGLLLRPVVGTVQKNWHEESQTYTFTQDHLDELIALDQLSPQHPQNMLLMLENGDKTLDWRDATGYYRDAHQLVFQGGNHGFTRFRDVIDLIDRF, encoded by the coding sequence ATGTTTCTGTATATCCACGGCTTCAATTCCTCTTCACAAGCTGGCAAAGCGCAAGAACTCAAGCGCTGGCTGGAAGCACGCCATCGTGGACACGAATGGATTGCCCCCGACCTGCCTGATCGTCCGGCACAAGCCATTGCCCTGCTCTCGGAACTGATCGAACGTGCGGAAACCCCGCCCAAATTGATTGGTAGTTCCCTCGGTGGTTTCTATGCGACCCATCTGGTTGCCCAATACAAACTGAAAGCAGCACTGATCAACCCCGCCGTGCATCCGGGGCTGTTGTTACGGCCTGTGGTCGGGACTGTGCAGAAAAACTGGCATGAGGAAAGCCAGACTTATACCTTCACCCAGGATCATCTGGATGAATTAATCGCGCTGGATCAACTTTCCCCCCAGCACCCGCAAAACATGCTGCTCATGCTGGAAAATGGTGACAAGACATTGGACTGGCGGGACGCTACCGGCTATTACCGTGATGCCCACCAACTGGTATTTCAGGGGGGCAACCACGGTTTTACCCGTTTCAGAGATGTAATCGACCTGATCGACCGTTTTTAA
- the dnaG gene encoding DNA primase — MSTAGRIPREFIDQLLARVDIIDVVGSRVPLKKAGREYMACCPFHNEKTPSFTVSPTKQFYHCFGCGVHGSAISFLMEYEHLEYPEAIEALARTIGVQVPREGAADAPTRKRKDPNLYTLLEEAAVWFQAQLKQNPDATGYLQQRGLSGEVSTRFGLGYAPVNSNLGRELHQYGEDKLVASGMSIRNDAGRVYDRFRERIMFPIRDRRGRVIGFGGRIIGDGTPKYLNSPETDIFHKGAELYGLFEARHDTRKLGRLLVVEGYMDVIALAQYGITYAVATLGTATTPEHIRQLLRLVPEVVFCFDGDRAGRDAAWRALENALPELRDDKEIRFLFLPQGEDPDTQVRSIGKDAFEAQVAEALTLSAYLIAGLKERFNISTKEGKARLLNDGLKLLVTMPVILFREQILGELSTLTDTPLEVVRRHLKKNSAGEIIPAYNQARLGDQDVRRTPIEHAIALLLHNPVLVEVADSAEQILDYDLKYTGLLAAIIENIEENPHIHLAGLLEQFRQTEHESVVQRLSNWRLETDDEAVIRREFADCLQQIRRQSRQKQLEILLHRGQTQVLSEQERSDLAYLLLQDYKSPGA, encoded by the coding sequence ATGAGTACAGCAGGCCGCATTCCTCGCGAATTTATTGATCAGCTTCTTGCCCGTGTCGACATTATCGACGTGGTAGGTTCGCGCGTACCCCTTAAAAAGGCGGGGCGTGAGTACATGGCGTGCTGTCCTTTTCATAATGAAAAAACACCTTCGTTTACGGTTAGTCCGACGAAACAGTTCTACCATTGTTTTGGTTGTGGGGTACACGGTTCCGCCATTTCTTTTTTGATGGAATACGAACATCTGGAGTATCCAGAGGCGATTGAGGCACTAGCACGCACTATTGGGGTGCAAGTGCCCCGTGAAGGTGCAGCGGATGCACCAACGCGTAAGCGTAAAGACCCCAATCTGTATACCTTGTTGGAAGAGGCTGCTGTCTGGTTTCAGGCACAATTGAAACAAAACCCTGATGCGACTGGGTATTTACAGCAGCGCGGCTTGAGCGGGGAAGTTTCTACCCGCTTTGGTTTGGGCTATGCCCCGGTCAACAGCAATCTAGGGCGTGAATTGCACCAGTACGGCGAAGACAAGCTGGTGGCGAGCGGCATGTCTATCCGCAATGATGCCGGGCGAGTGTATGACCGTTTCCGTGAACGCATTATGTTCCCTATTCGTGACCGGCGCGGGCGGGTCATTGGGTTTGGCGGACGGATTATTGGCGATGGGACGCCCAAATACCTGAATTCCCCCGAAACCGACATATTCCACAAGGGGGCTGAACTCTACGGCCTGTTTGAGGCGCGTCACGATACCCGCAAGCTGGGGCGTTTGCTGGTGGTGGAAGGCTACATGGATGTGATCGCCCTAGCGCAATATGGCATCACTTACGCAGTGGCAACGCTGGGAACAGCCACAACCCCGGAACATATCCGCCAGTTACTACGTTTAGTGCCGGAAGTGGTGTTCTGTTTCGACGGCGACCGGGCAGGGCGGGACGCCGCCTGGCGTGCGCTGGAAAATGCTTTGCCGGAATTGCGTGATGATAAGGAAATCCGTTTCCTGTTCCTGCCGCAGGGGGAAGACCCGGATACGCAAGTCCGCAGCATTGGCAAGGATGCTTTTGAAGCGCAAGTAGCCGAGGCGCTGACCTTGAGTGCTTATTTGATTGCCGGTTTGAAGGAGCGTTTCAATATCAGCACCAAAGAAGGCAAGGCACGCCTGTTGAATGATGGCCTGAAATTACTGGTTACCATGCCGGTTATTTTGTTCCGGGAGCAAATTCTCGGAGAATTGTCTACACTCACGGACACGCCATTGGAAGTGGTACGCCGTCATCTGAAAAAAAATTCAGCGGGCGAGATAATCCCGGCCTATAATCAGGCGCGGCTCGGTGATCAGGATGTACGCCGTACCCCAATAGAACATGCTATTGCGCTGTTATTGCACAATCCGGTATTGGTGGAAGTGGCTGATAGTGCTGAACAGATTCTCGATTATGATTTGAAGTACACGGGTTTACTAGCAGCCATCATTGAAAATATCGAGGAGAATCCCCATATACATCTCGCAGGTCTGCTGGAGCAGTTTCGCCAAACAGAGCATGAGAGTGTTGTGCAACGGCTATCCAACTGGCGGCTTGAAACGGATGATGAAGCTGTTATACGGCGTGAATTTGCCGACTGTCTGCAACAAATCAGGCGTCAGTCGCGTCAAAAGCAGCTAGAAATACTGTTACACCGTGGTCAAACCCAGGTGTTAAGTGAGCAAGAGCGTAGTGATTTGGCTTATCTACTACTTCAGGACTATAAAAGTCCGGGGGCGTGA
- a CDS encoding GumC family protein, with product MLTVNNKSSVTYQHSPVSEPVPYLAVPASGVANHTLTLEDVWKRLMRQKWTLLLTALSILLLTAYITWTTPPSYRAGATIQIEKEGVQVVNFGTLNSAAPDMGEQDPFFRTQYEQLKSRKLATQVIADLDLKSRLFERPEPFSLLTSFKVILKGLFSSLFPAQQGTGLLKSADYATDFSQKLYVEPIEKTHLVKVFFESPDPVLSADIVNALINAFIKDNISSQSETDTYAKAFLEQEMEKARQRLTLQEAKQIEYAKQNGILEVNNSQSSQERKLDELYSALGEAERARIQAESQMIQGRKRSNAREVINNPMLEGIKQNLSTLEAEYQDKLKQFKPAFPDMVSLRERIEELRRQLNSETGRIRQSLQADDSSARRADFLSAKKLEDDLRVQVDAYKGELVALRDSSIEYNALKREVETSRNLYDGLLQRMKEVSVASNVTSSNIRVVDAAAPDDNIFRPKKALNLILGGLVGLMLGVGAALLRETLSQSISSVTELQALSGLPVLGTIPHVRHLSESNLALATVRDAGSLLAESYRVMTANLRFVLPGGCAPRVTLITSVNPAEGKSTSAVNIALSQAQQGLKVLLVDADLRRPSVHTKLGLPNARGLSNFLNGEVDIASVTHPSREVKGLYLITAGSLIASDPVRMVSSPAMAQLLNLATKHFDSIIIDGPPTAGFADAIYLSSMAEATVIVADEDRINRKRLVTAIEQLRRVRQNVVGFLMVKSQEETIDYRYHDRYQTRIPSKPAASSAAKAKGKRKGLNLSPAL from the coding sequence ATGTTAACAGTTAATAATAAAAGCAGTGTTACCTATCAGCATTCTCCCGTCAGCGAACCAGTGCCGTATCTTGCGGTGCCTGCTAGCGGAGTCGCTAACCACACACTGACACTTGAAGATGTGTGGAAACGCCTGATGCGGCAAAAATGGACGTTGCTGTTAACGGCACTCTCCATTCTATTGTTAACAGCTTATATCACTTGGACAACACCGCCGAGCTACCGTGCAGGAGCAACCATCCAGATTGAAAAGGAAGGTGTGCAAGTCGTCAATTTCGGCACGCTGAACAGTGCTGCGCCTGATATGGGGGAGCAGGACCCTTTCTTTCGCACCCAATACGAGCAGTTAAAAAGCCGCAAGCTGGCGACACAGGTTATTGCCGATCTGGATTTGAAAAGCCGTTTGTTTGAGCGCCCCGAGCCGTTCAGCTTGCTAACGTCGTTCAAGGTGATTCTCAAGGGACTATTTTCATCCTTGTTTCCGGCGCAACAAGGGACTGGATTATTGAAAAGTGCTGATTATGCCACTGATTTTTCGCAGAAACTGTACGTTGAGCCAATTGAAAAAACCCATTTGGTCAAAGTCTTTTTTGAAAGCCCTGATCCGGTGTTGTCAGCCGACATTGTGAATGCCCTGATTAATGCCTTTATCAAGGACAATATCAGTTCCCAAAGTGAAACAGACACTTATGCAAAAGCTTTTCTGGAACAGGAGATGGAAAAAGCCCGGCAACGCCTGACTTTGCAGGAGGCCAAGCAGATTGAGTACGCCAAGCAAAACGGTATTCTGGAAGTCAATAACAGCCAGTCCAGTCAGGAACGCAAACTGGATGAGCTGTATTCAGCCTTGGGGGAAGCCGAACGCGCTCGTATTCAAGCAGAAAGCCAGATGATTCAGGGGCGTAAGCGTAGCAACGCCCGTGAGGTGATCAACAATCCGATGCTGGAAGGTATCAAGCAAAACCTGAGCACGCTGGAAGCCGAGTATCAGGACAAGCTCAAGCAGTTCAAGCCCGCATTCCCCGATATGGTGAGTTTACGGGAGCGCATTGAAGAATTGCGGCGTCAGTTGAATAGCGAAACCGGACGTATTAGACAATCCCTGCAAGCCGATGATAGCTCCGCCAGACGTGCCGACTTTTTGTCAGCGAAAAAGCTGGAAGACGATTTACGTGTGCAGGTCGATGCTTACAAGGGTGAGCTGGTCGCGTTGCGTGATAGCAGCATTGAGTACAATGCCCTCAAGCGTGAAGTGGAAACCAGCCGCAACCTTTACGATGGCTTGTTACAGCGCATGAAAGAGGTGAGTGTCGCCTCCAATGTCACCAGCAGCAATATTCGTGTAGTGGATGCGGCTGCCCCTGACGACAATATTTTCCGCCCAAAAAAGGCACTTAACCTGATTCTCGGTGGTTTGGTGGGCTTGATGCTGGGCGTTGGGGCGGCCTTGTTGCGTGAAACCCTGAGCCAAAGCATTAGTTCGGTGACGGAGTTGCAGGCGCTGAGTGGTTTGCCGGTGCTGGGGACGATTCCGCATGTACGCCATTTGTCCGAGAGTAATCTGGCACTGGCAACAGTGCGTGATGCGGGTTCGCTACTGGCGGAATCCTACCGGGTGATGACGGCTAACTTGCGCTTTGTGTTGCCCGGCGGGTGTGCACCGCGTGTGACCCTGATTACCAGCGTCAATCCGGCAGAAGGTAAATCGACTTCAGCGGTCAATATTGCGCTCAGTCAGGCACAGCAGGGCTTAAAAGTGTTGCTGGTAGATGCTGACTTACGCCGCCCATCAGTGCATACCAAGCTGGGTTTGCCCAATGCACGCGGCTTGAGCAACTTCCTCAATGGCGAGGTGGACATCGCCAGCGTTACCCACCCTTCCCGCGAGGTTAAAGGCTTGTACCTGATTACGGCGGGAAGCCTGATTGCATCCGATCCGGTGCGCATGGTGTCTAGCCCGGCGATGGCGCAATTGTTGAACCTTGCTACCAAACACTTTGACAGCATTATCATTGACGGACCGCCGACAGCGGGGTTTGCGGATGCGATTTATCTGTCGTCGATGGCGGAAGCCACCGTGATTGTTGCAGATGAAGACCGTATCAACCGCAAACGTTTAGTGACGGCGATCGAGCAACTGCGTCGGGTAAGACAAAATGTAGTGGGCTTCCTGATGGTCAAGTCACAAGAAGAAACCATCGACTATCGTTACCATGACCGCTATCAGACCCGCATTCCCAGTAAGCCCGCAGCTAGTAGTGCAGCTAAGGCAAAGGGTAAGCGCAAGGGCTTGAACCTGTCGCCCGCCCTTTAA
- a CDS encoding glutamate synthase subunit beta produces the protein MGKPTGFLEYQRELPADRAPMERIKDWREFHLHFEREVESREQGARCMECGIPFCQTGKILPGGASGCPVHNLIPEWNDMIFRGLWKEAYERLRMTNNFPEFTGRVCPAPCEGSCTLGISEPPVTIKLNEVSIIDKAFEEGWVKPEPPTERTGKKVAVVGSGPAGMACADQLNKAGHEVTVYERADRIGGLLMYGIPNMKLDKQEVVQRRVDLMAAEGVNFVTGVEVGKDIAADTLRNDFDAVVLCAGATQPRDLPVEGRNLKGVHYAMEFLTANTKSLLDSNLENGNYISAKGLDVIVIGGGDTGTDCVGTSVRHGCKSVNQLEIMPRAPDARAADNPWPEWPRVHKIDYGQEEAAAVFGRDPRDYLISTKKLVGDENGHVTAIHTVGVRWEQGSGGRMNLVEVEGTEEVLPAQLVLLAMGFTGPEKTLIDALTLATDPRGNVQADYGKYTTNLPGVFAAGDMRRGQSLIVWAINEGREAARECDRFLMGKTYLP, from the coding sequence ATGGGAAAACCTACAGGATTCCTCGAATACCAACGCGAGTTGCCAGCCGACCGCGCCCCGATGGAACGCATCAAGGACTGGCGTGAATTTCACCTGCATTTCGAGCGCGAAGTCGAAAGCCGTGAACAAGGCGCACGTTGCATGGAATGCGGCATCCCCTTCTGCCAAACCGGGAAAATCTTACCCGGTGGCGCAAGTGGTTGCCCGGTACACAACCTGATCCCCGAATGGAACGACATGATCTTCCGGGGTTTGTGGAAGGAAGCCTACGAACGCCTGCGCATGACCAACAACTTCCCGGAATTCACCGGGCGGGTGTGTCCAGCGCCGTGCGAAGGCTCTTGCACCCTCGGCATCAGCGAACCACCTGTCACCATCAAGCTGAACGAAGTCAGCATTATTGACAAGGCGTTTGAAGAAGGTTGGGTTAAACCAGAGCCACCCACTGAGCGCACCGGCAAAAAAGTTGCCGTGGTCGGTTCCGGCCCTGCGGGCATGGCGTGTGCCGACCAGTTGAATAAGGCAGGCCACGAAGTCACTGTATACGAACGTGCTGACCGCATTGGTGGCTTGCTGATGTACGGCATCCCCAATATGAAGCTGGACAAGCAAGAAGTGGTGCAACGCCGCGTTGACCTGATGGCAGCCGAAGGCGTGAACTTCGTGACCGGCGTGGAAGTGGGCAAAGACATTGCCGCTGACACCTTGCGCAACGATTTTGATGCTGTGGTGTTGTGCGCAGGCGCAACCCAGCCACGTGACCTGCCGGTTGAAGGGCGTAACCTCAAGGGCGTGCATTACGCGATGGAGTTCCTCACTGCCAATACCAAGAGCCTGCTGGATTCCAATCTGGAAAATGGCAACTACATTTCGGCTAAAGGCTTGGACGTTATCGTGATTGGTGGTGGCGATACTGGCACTGACTGCGTGGGCACTTCCGTGCGCCACGGCTGCAAGTCCGTCAATCAACTGGAAATCATGCCGCGTGCGCCGGATGCGCGGGCGGCGGATAACCCTTGGCCAGAATGGCCACGTGTCCACAAAATCGACTACGGTCAGGAAGAAGCAGCGGCGGTGTTCGGGCGTGACCCACGTGATTACCTCATTTCCACCAAGAAACTGGTGGGTGATGAGAATGGTCATGTGACAGCCATCCATACCGTTGGAGTACGCTGGGAACAGGGTTCAGGCGGGCGCATGAACCTGGTCGAAGTTGAAGGCACGGAAGAAGTGTTACCTGCCCAACTGGTGTTGCTGGCCATGGGCTTTACTGGGCCTGAAAAAACCCTGATTGATGCGCTGACGCTGGCAACTGACCCGCGTGGTAACGTGCAAGCCGACTATGGCAAGTACACCACCAACCTGCCGGGCGTTTTTGCCGCCGGGGATATGCGTCGTGGTCAAAGCCTGATCGTTTGGGCGATTAACGAAGGCCGCGAAGCCGCCCGTGAATGTGACCGCTTTTTGATGGGCAAGACTTACTTGCCGTAA